A stretch of Carya illinoinensis cultivar Pawnee chromosome 14, C.illinoinensisPawnee_v1, whole genome shotgun sequence DNA encodes these proteins:
- the LOC122294843 gene encoding E3 ubiquitin-protein ligase RDUF2-like: MSSPATSYWCYRCTRFIRMWAQENTITCPHCDGGFIEEIDASPSSDNPHPRLAASAMHLFGNNAQDSEHAPALVSRRNRRSPGNRSPFNPVIVLRGVSADPVGDGDGERNSFELYYDDGAGSGLRPLPATMSEFLMGSGFERLLEQLAQLEVTGLGRPENPPASKAAIESLPTIEIVDSHVGSESHCAVCKEAFELGVEAREMPCKHIYHSDCIIPWLSLRNSCPVCRHELPSERNEGENSEEDTVGLTIWRLPGGGFAVGRFSGGRRAAAERELPVVYTEMDGGLGAGGAPRRVSWASRSGGRESGGFRRAFRNFFSFLRSRPDSSSSAHSGSESRSMSRSRSHSGSVFNRYVRRRNNAWVLGDQSGNGR, translated from the coding sequence ATGTCATCGCCTGCAACGTCTTATTGGTGTTACAGATGCACGCGCTTCATTCGCATGTGGGCCCAAGAAAATACCATCACCTGCCCCCACTGCGATGGAGGGTTCATCGAGGAGATCGACGCCTCTCCTTCGTCGGATAATCCTCACCCTCGGTTGGCAGCCTCCGCCATGCACTTGTTTGGAAACAACGCTCAAGATTCTGAGCACGCACCCGCCCTGGTGTCTCGCCGGAACCGCCGTAGCCCCGGAAACCGGTCGCCTTTCAACCCGGTTATCGTCCTACGCGGAGTATCGGCAGACCCCGTAGGCGACGGTGATGGAGAGAGGAACAGCTTCGAGTTGTATTACGACGACGGAGCTGGGTCCGGGCTTCGTCCACTGCCGGCGACCATGTCAGAGTTCTTGATGGGTTCGGGTTTCGAACGTTTGCTGGAGCAGCTGGCCCAGCTCGAAGTGACCGGGCTCGGCCGTCCCGAGAATCCGCCCGCATCTAAGGCCGCGATAGAGTCTCTACCGACGATCGAAATCGTGGACAGCCACGTCGGCTCCGAGTCCCACTGCGCGGTCTGCAAGGAAGCCTTCGAGCTCGGCGTGGAGGCCCGCGAGATGCCGTGCAAGCACATATACCACTCAGACTGCATCATCCCATGGCTTTCTCTACGAAACTCGTGCCCGGTTTGCCGGCACGAGTTACCGAGCGAGCGAAACGAGGGCGAGAATTCGGAAGAAGACACGGTAGGGTTGACCATATGGAGGCTACCGGGAGGTGGGTTTGCTGTGGGGAGGTTCTCTGGGGGGAGAAGAGCAGCTGCGGAGAGAGAACTACCGGTTGTGTACACGGAAATGGATGGTGGGCTTGGTGCTGGTGGGGCTCCGAGAAGGGTTTCGTGGGCTTCAAGGAGTGGGGGGAGGGAGAGTGGTGGGTTCCGCAGGGCTTTCCGgaatttcttctccttcttgagGTCGAGGCCTGATTCTTCTTCGTCTGCGCACTCTGGGTCTGAATCTCGGTCTATGAGCAGAAGTCGGAGTCATTCGGGTTCGGTGTTCAATAGGTACGTGCGAAGGCGGAACAACGCTTGGGTTTTGGGGGATCAGAGTGGGAATGGGAGGTGA